Proteins encoded within one genomic window of Platichthys flesus chromosome 13, fPlaFle2.1, whole genome shotgun sequence:
- the LOC133967110 gene encoding histidine-rich protein PFHRP-II-like, whose protein sequence is MASALMARVWIVFIVAQHNNAESNRFARGRSTDQDEFNGGSERPFSNNSGADHHGCSDDRRADYHHGRSNNHHGCSADRRADHHSHGCSDDRRADDCRADHHHGCSDNRSDYHHRCSNDRSDYHHRCSNDRSDYHHRCSNDHHSCSDDHHRCSDDRRSDNHHDRSDYHHRCSDYHHRCSDDHHRCSDDHHRCSDDHHRCSDDHHRCSNDHHGCSDYRGDYHHRCSDYHHACSDNRRADHHRCSNDHHGCSDNRRADHHSCSDNRRSDNHHGCSDYHHASGPDYQLRSRGCKEKLAELETIEKEIVA, encoded by the exons ATGGCGTCTGCACTGATGGCTCGGGTTTGGATCGTGTTCATTGTAGCCCAGCACAACAACGCAGAGAGCAACCGGTTCGCACGTGGACGTTCGACCGACCAGGACGAGTTTAACGGCGGCAGCGAGAGGCCATTTAG TAATAACAGTGGCgccgaccaccacggctgcagcgacgaccgccgtgCCGACTACCACCACGGCCGCAGcaacaaccaccacggctgcagcgccgaccgccgcgccgaccaccacag ccacggctgcagcgacgaccgccgcgccgacgactgccgcgccgaccaccaccacggctgcagcgacaaccgcagcgactaccaccacaggtgcagcaacgaccgcagcgactaccaccacaggtgcagcaacgaccgcagcgactaccaccacaggtgcagcaacgaccaccacagttgcagcgacgaccaccacaggtgcagcgacgaccgccgctccgacaaccaccacgaccgcagcgactaccaccacaggtgcagcgactaccaccacaggtgcagcgacgaccaccacaggtgcagcgacgaccaccacaggtgcagcgacgaccaccacaggtgcagcgacgaccaccacaggtgcagcaacgaccaccacggctgcagcgactaccgcggcgactaccaccacaggtgcagcgactaccaccacgcctgcagcgacaaccgccgcgccgaccaccacaggtgcagcaacgaccaccacggctgcagcgacaaccgccgcgccgaccaccacagctgcagcgacaaccgccgctccgacaaccaccacggctgcagcgactaccaccacgcct CCGGTCCTGATTACCAGCTCCgctccag GGGCTGCAAGGAGAAGTTGGCTGAGCTTGAGACAATTGAAAAGGAGATTGTGGCCTAG